From Candidatus Nomurabacteria bacterium, one genomic window encodes:
- the ftsZ gene encoding cell division protein FtsZ has protein sequence MPKIEPEIEAFARIKVIGVGGSGTNAVSHMVRSAVKGVEFIAINTDAQDLHHSLAKKKVHIGKNLTRGLGTGMNPELGRKAAEESIEEVQNVIRGADMVFLACGTGGGTGSGATAVIAKAAKDQGILTVGVVTKPFFFEGSQRMAIADKAIDEIRKEVDSIIIIPNDRLLGLIDKNTTATNAFAMCDEILRQAVEGISDLITTPGIINVDFADIRAVMANTGSALMGIGRSAGENRAIDAAKAAINSPLLDVAIDGAKGVLFAIAGDHNMTMFEIQEAAKVIIASIDPNARVIFGAIHDEKLGKNEIKVTVIASGFPENTRKKSVPLFGGDKLSDNKDDKKKEKEDKETEPEIKTKGPDEEDEDWSSIPAFLRRPKK, from the coding sequence ATGCCCAAGATTGAACCAGAAATTGAGGCCTTCGCTCGCATTAAGGTCATTGGTGTAGGTGGCTCTGGAACAAATGCGGTTAGCCACATGGTTCGCTCGGCAGTTAAGGGGGTAGAATTTATCGCCATCAACACCGACGCTCAAGATCTTCATCACTCTCTGGCGAAAAAGAAAGTTCATATTGGGAAAAATCTAACTAGAGGCTTAGGCACCGGAATGAATCCGGAACTCGGGCGCAAAGCCGCCGAAGAAAGTATCGAGGAAGTTCAAAATGTAATCCGTGGTGCCGACATGGTCTTCCTTGCCTGTGGTACTGGTGGTGGTACTGGTTCCGGCGCCACTGCGGTAATTGCTAAGGCGGCAAAGGATCAAGGAATCCTTACTGTGGGTGTCGTCACCAAACCCTTCTTCTTTGAAGGTAGCCAGAGAATGGCGATCGCCGACAAGGCAATTGATGAGATTCGGAAGGAAGTCGACTCCATAATTATTATTCCAAATGACCGTCTCCTCGGATTAATTGACAAGAACACCACGGCCACAAACGCTTTCGCAATGTGCGATGAGATCCTGCGCCAGGCCGTAGAAGGCATCTCTGATCTAATCACCACGCCAGGAATCATCAACGTGGACTTTGCTGATATCCGCGCCGTCATGGCCAACACCGGTTCGGCCCTAATGGGAATCGGTCGCTCGGCGGGAGAGAATCGAGCGATTGATGCCGCCAAAGCCGCCATCAATTCTCCTCTTCTTGATGTGGCAATCGACGGGGCAAAGGGTGTACTCTTCGCTATTGCCGGTGATCACAATATGACAATGTTTGAGATTCAAGAAGCAGCTAAGGTGATTATCGCTTCTATTGATCCAAACGCTAGAGTTATCTTCGGTGCTATCCACGACGAAAAACTTGGCAAGAACGAGATCAAGGTCACGGTTATTGCTTCTGGTTTCCCCGAGAACACCCGGAAAAAGTCAGTCCCCCTTTTCGGCGGTGACAAATTAAGTGACAATAAGGACGATAAAAAGAAAGAAAAAGAAGACAAGGAAACTGAACCTGAAATAAAGACAAAGGGACCAGACGAAGAAGATGAGGACTGGTCTTCTATACCCGCCTTCCTCCGTCGTCCGAAGAAGTAA
- a CDS encoding FAD-dependent oxidoreductase, translating to MIYDLIIIGGGPAGVAAGVYAARKKLRTLFLTTDFGGQSSVSAEIQNWIGTRAIPGEELARQLREHLFTYESPDFVIKEGEKVTKITQKEKDFIVSNETGDNFEARAVLITTGAMRRKLEVPGAKEFEQKGITYCATCDGPLFADQDVVVIGGGNAAFETAAQLLAYCRSVTLIHRGDTFRADEITVERVRRNPKMKIITNAELKEFRGDKMLTSLVYQDTKTNEEKKMETGGVFVEIGLVPTTWFAKDLVKLNQNNSIVVDPRTQASSIPGVWAAGDCTDALYHQNNIAAGDAIKALENIYQYLHARND from the coding sequence ATGATTTACGATCTAATTATTATCGGCGGTGGCCCCGCTGGAGTAGCGGCCGGTGTTTATGCGGCCCGAAAGAAGTTGCGCACTCTTTTCCTGACCACAGATTTTGGTGGCCAATCTTCTGTTTCTGCCGAAATTCAAAATTGGATTGGCACAAGAGCAATTCCTGGCGAAGAACTGGCGAGACAATTACGCGAACACCTTTTCACTTACGAATCTCCTGACTTCGTGATTAAAGAAGGCGAGAAAGTAACAAAAATTACCCAGAAAGAAAAAGATTTCATTGTTAGTAATGAAACTGGTGACAACTTTGAGGCTCGGGCGGTGCTAATAACCACCGGTGCAATGCGCCGGAAACTCGAGGTACCCGGTGCCAAAGAATTTGAACAAAAGGGTATCACTTACTGCGCCACCTGTGATGGTCCACTCTTTGCTGATCAGGACGTGGTGGTAATTGGTGGTGGCAATGCCGCTTTCGAAACCGCCGCCCAATTACTGGCCTACTGCCGAAGCGTTACCTTGATTCACCGTGGTGACACTTTCCGTGCTGATGAGATCACCGTAGAGAGAGTCCGTCGTAATCCGAAAATGAAAATAATCACCAACGCGGAATTGAAAGAATTTCGAGGCGACAAAATGCTTACGAGTTTGGTTTACCAAGATACCAAAACAAACGAGGAAAAGAAGATGGAAACAGGTGGCGTTTTCGTAGAGATCGGACTTGTGCCAACTACTTGGTTTGCGAAAGACTTGGTAAAGCTAAATCAAAATAATTCAATCGTGGTAGACCCGAGAACACAAGCGAGTAGTATCCCTGGTGTCTGGGCGGCCGGTGACTGTACCGACGCACTCTATCACCAGAATAACATCGCGGCCGGTGATGCGATTAAGGCACTGGAGAATATCTACCAGTATCTGCATGCGAGGAACGATTAA
- the tsaD gene encoding tRNA (adenosine(37)-N6)-threonylcarbamoyltransferase complex transferase subunit TsaD, which produces MKILAIETSCDETAISVVEGAGEFDQPRFTVLSHLVSSQTKIHEPFGGVVPNLAKREHARNIIPLIREALIQSSLLKKSDKKLITPEKERELKQTLEREPETYSALLELVSNHQPPEITAIAVTHGPGLEPALWVGVNTARALSLAWEIPITPVDHMEGHFLSPLSGGEEIVFPALGLLISGGHTELVLSRCWLAYEKIGQTRDDAVGEAFDKVARILELPYPGGPEISKLAAQASGQVNFELPRPMIKSPDLDFSFSGLKTAVLYLVQKNPEINRAEVAREFQQAVIDVLLAKTARAIEQHKPKTVIIAGGVSGNIELQKQFQERLGKDFPDISLLIPEQKLTTDNATMIAIAGYFHALKKEFKSDISADGNLAL; this is translated from the coding sequence ATGAAAATTTTAGCAATCGAGACAAGTTGCGACGAGACGGCGATCAGCGTTGTCGAGGGAGCAGGTGAATTCGACCAGCCAAGATTTACTGTTCTGTCTCACCTTGTCTCTTCTCAGACAAAGATTCATGAACCGTTCGGGGGCGTAGTGCCAAACCTAGCCAAACGAGAACATGCGCGCAATATCATTCCCCTAATCAGGGAAGCCCTGATTCAGTCCAGCTTGTTGAAAAAAAGTGACAAAAAATTAATTACCCCAGAAAAAGAGCGTGAGCTAAAACAAACCCTGGAACGCGAACCGGAAACATACTCCGCCCTTTTGGAGCTTGTGTCCAACCATCAGCCACCAGAAATAACCGCGATCGCGGTCACGCACGGCCCGGGGCTGGAACCGGCTCTGTGGGTAGGAGTAAATACCGCCCGCGCCTTATCACTTGCCTGGGAAATTCCAATCACCCCGGTCGATCACATGGAAGGACATTTCCTGTCTCCCCTGTCGGGTGGCGAAGAGATTGTCTTCCCCGCTCTTGGACTACTTATTTCTGGCGGACACACAGAACTGGTCTTGAGTAGGTGTTGGCTCGCGTATGAGAAGATTGGTCAGACCCGAGATGACGCCGTGGGGGAAGCATTTGATAAGGTGGCAAGAATTCTGGAGCTACCGTACCCAGGCGGTCCAGAAATTTCTAAGTTAGCAGCACAAGCAAGCGGTCAAGTAAATTTCGAACTACCACGACCGATGATAAAAAGTCCGGATCTAGACTTCTCTTTCTCGGGCTTAAAAACTGCCGTCCTGTATCTGGTTCAGAAAAATCCCGAGATAAACCGAGCTGAAGTGGCGCGAGAATTCCAGCAAGCAGTGATTGATGTCCTGTTGGCAAAAACGGCGCGAGCAATTGAGCAACATAAGCCGAAAACAGTGATTATCGCCGGTGGCGTGTCGGGAAATATAGAACTCCAAAAACAGTTCCAGGAAAGATTGGGAAAAGATTTTCCTGACATCTCCCTTCTAATCCCCGAACAAAAATTGACGACCGACAATGCCACGATGATTGCGATCGCCGGTTACTTCCACGCTCTTAAAAAAGAGTTCAAAAGTGACATTTCGGCAGATGGGAATCTTGCGTTATAA
- a CDS encoding UDP-N-acetylglucosamine 1-carboxyvinyltransferase, with protein MRLRHWRISTSICMRGTINLQIEGGEKLHGEITTKCSKNAAVALLCASLLNRGKTTLKNVPKIEEVERIIEVLESIGVKVIRSNNDLRIIPPEKLELVRLDQIAAGKTRSALLMIGAFIHRSSAFRFPHSGGCKLGARTVRPHLFALEKFGVKINSKSDHYEIKRNKLKPAEIVLYESGDTVTENALIAASLIPGKTTIKLASANYMVRDLCYFLELLGVKIDGVGTNTLHIHGLEKIDREVEFELSEDPIESMLFLAIAAATNSNLTIKRCPIDFLELELLKLEKMGLKFKLSRRYKSINGRTDLVDITTRPSRLRALEEKIHPLPFPGINIDNLPFFVPIATQANGTTLIHDWVYENRAIYYMELVKLGAKIILADPHRVYIEGPTELRGTEVICPPALRPAAIILIAMLAARGTSILRNIYSINRGYEDLVTRLQKLGAKIKVIK; from the coding sequence ATGCGATTAAGGCACTGGAGAATATCTACCAGTATCTGCATGCGAGGAACGATTAATCTTCAAATTGAGGGTGGCGAGAAATTACATGGCGAGATTACGACCAAGTGTTCCAAGAACGCCGCCGTTGCCCTGCTCTGTGCCTCTCTCCTCAATAGAGGCAAAACGACCTTAAAAAACGTGCCGAAGATCGAGGAGGTGGAGCGAATCATCGAGGTACTAGAAAGCATTGGCGTGAAAGTGATTCGTTCTAATAATGACCTAAGAATTATTCCGCCAGAAAAATTGGAGCTGGTCCGACTAGACCAGATTGCCGCCGGAAAAACCCGTAGTGCCCTCCTAATGATTGGTGCGTTCATCCATCGTTCCTCCGCCTTCCGCTTCCCCCACTCTGGTGGATGCAAGCTTGGCGCCCGGACGGTGCGCCCACATCTATTCGCTCTCGAAAAGTTTGGGGTAAAGATAAACTCTAAATCTGATCATTACGAGATAAAGAGAAACAAACTGAAACCGGCAGAAATCGTTCTCTACGAATCTGGCGACACCGTAACCGAGAATGCGCTGATCGCCGCCAGTCTCATACCCGGCAAGACAACCATCAAACTGGCTTCCGCGAACTACATGGTTCGAGACCTTTGTTATTTCCTAGAACTTCTCGGGGTAAAAATCGACGGGGTAGGGACAAACACTCTCCATATACACGGCTTGGAGAAAATTGACCGAGAGGTAGAATTTGAATTAAGTGAGGATCCGATTGAATCAATGCTCTTTCTTGCCATTGCCGCCGCCACCAACTCAAATCTAACCATCAAGCGTTGTCCGATTGACTTCCTTGAGCTAGAACTACTCAAACTTGAGAAAATGGGCTTGAAGTTTAAATTGAGTCGAAGATACAAGAGCATAAATGGCCGAACTGATCTGGTAGATATCACTACTCGTCCTTCAAGATTACGGGCACTGGAAGAAAAAATTCACCCCCTTCCGTTCCCGGGTATAAATATTGATAATCTTCCTTTCTTCGTACCAATCGCCACCCAGGCCAACGGCACAACTCTCATCCACGACTGGGTCTACGAAAACCGAGCAATTTATTATATGGAACTAGTGAAGTTGGGTGCGAAAATTATCCTCGCTGACCCGCATCGTGTCTATATTGAAGGACCCACCGAATTACGTGGCACAGAAGTGATTTGCCCGCCAGCACTTCGCCCGGCCGCCATTATCCTCATCGCCATGTTAGCGGCACGCGGTACCTCAATCCTCCGCAATATCTACTCGATAAACCGTGGCTACGAGGACCTCGTCACCCGTCTCCAGAAACTAGGCGCGAAAATTAAAGTTATAAAATAA
- a CDS encoding PrsW family intramembrane metalloprotease gives MVNQSNVILALIGGILPAFVWLVFWLREDKAHPEPRPLIAFIFLGGAVSVGVAFMVQDLVHGLWWQNLKTFEQLRQANLHQLVPYVFSSAMIEELIKYVVVALLALSTRFYDEPIDAMIYLITVSLGFAAAENSLFMLNALADSPSQVNFWLSGNFRFVGATIVHIVSSSVLGGFIALAFCKTRVKQFLALVGGLLAATALHASFNYFIIKSGDGEILRVFLLLWALAIVIIYLFEKVKFLVCKNIYE, from the coding sequence ATGGTCAACCAGAGCAACGTCATCTTAGCGCTCATCGGTGGAATCTTGCCGGCCTTCGTCTGGTTAGTTTTCTGGTTGCGCGAAGACAAGGCCCACCCCGAACCACGGCCATTGATTGCCTTCATCTTTCTTGGCGGAGCGGTATCGGTTGGTGTCGCGTTTATGGTTCAGGACCTAGTTCACGGCCTGTGGTGGCAAAATCTAAAAACCTTCGAACAGTTGCGCCAAGCCAATCTACACCAGTTAGTTCCCTATGTTTTCTCCTCGGCAATGATTGAAGAGTTGATAAAATACGTCGTCGTTGCCCTCCTGGCTCTCTCCACGCGCTTCTACGATGAGCCAATAGACGCGATGATTTATCTTATCACTGTGTCCCTTGGCTTCGCCGCTGCAGAGAATTCACTCTTTATGCTTAACGCCCTGGCCGACAGTCCAAGCCAAGTTAACTTCTGGCTTTCCGGGAACTTCCGCTTTGTTGGCGCAACGATTGTCCACATTGTTTCTTCTTCTGTCCTTGGTGGATTCATCGCTCTCGCCTTCTGTAAAACTAGAGTCAAGCAATTTCTGGCTCTTGTGGGCGGATTGCTAGCCGCCACCGCCTTGCACGCCTCTTTCAACTACTTTATAATTAAGAGCGGTGACGGAGAAATCTTAAGGGTGTTTCTTCTTCTCTGGGCGCTCGCGATTGTAATCATTTATCTGTTTGAAAAAGTAAAGTTCTTAGTTTGTAAAAATATTTATGAATAA
- a CDS encoding NAD(P)/FAD-dependent oxidoreductase produces the protein MSIPKIVIVGGGFGGAYTARYLRRFANSGQVEVTLINRNNYFLFTPLLHEVATGGLSEHSVIEPIREIFHRSHVRFVQAEVKKIDPKKKSVLTSAGKISYDYLVLSTGAETNYYDTPGAEKYSYTLKNLSDAVTLRKQIINNYESGKTKFVVIGGGATGVELAAELIEFLRDTLLRYQEAARLGEETSVTLVCASEELIPQFPLELRRIAHETLSKKGVTIKANSRVTEVHKSGIKLADGSNIESETVIWVAGVRPSASILPSPDNKPPNDRLKIDEYLRVLDEDNIFALGDNSGTFPMLAQVAVQEAHTVAKNLMATIKGRPLRPFHYKERGLLISLGQWSAAGRLFGGVYHGRLMWWLWRTIYLFNFLSWRKRFRIAAEWTINLFSRRDISSF, from the coding sequence ATGTCTATTCCAAAAATAGTAATCGTCGGCGGTGGCTTCGGTGGCGCTTATACTGCACGCTACTTGAGACGATTCGCTAATTCCGGTCAGGTAGAAGTTACTTTAATTAATCGCAACAACTATTTCCTCTTCACACCACTGCTTCACGAAGTAGCAACTGGCGGCCTCTCCGAGCATTCAGTGATAGAGCCAATCCGGGAAATTTTCCATCGCAGTCATGTCCGTTTCGTTCAGGCGGAAGTAAAAAAAATTGACCCCAAAAAGAAGTCGGTACTGACTAGTGCCGGAAAAATCTCTTATGACTACCTGGTTCTTTCTACCGGCGCAGAAACAAACTATTACGATACACCCGGTGCCGAGAAATATTCCTACACACTGAAGAATCTATCAGATGCCGTTACTCTGCGTAAACAAATCATCAACAATTACGAGAGCGGGAAAACAAAATTTGTCGTGATTGGTGGTGGGGCAACTGGCGTGGAATTAGCCGCGGAGTTAATTGAGTTCTTGCGCGATACCCTTCTCCGCTATCAAGAAGCGGCGAGACTGGGTGAGGAAACATCTGTAACGCTCGTTTGTGCCAGCGAGGAACTTATCCCCCAGTTTCCACTGGAATTGCGCAGAATTGCGCACGAAACATTGAGTAAAAAGGGGGTGACAATCAAAGCTAATTCACGGGTAACCGAGGTGCACAAGTCTGGTATTAAGCTGGCCGATGGATCAAATATTGAATCTGAAACCGTTATCTGGGTCGCCGGAGTGAGGCCGTCTGCCAGTATTCTACCTAGTCCTGATAATAAGCCCCCGAACGATCGTCTAAAAATAGATGAATATCTTCGTGTGCTTGACGAAGACAACATCTTCGCCCTTGGAGACAATTCCGGGACTTTCCCGATGCTCGCTCAAGTCGCCGTCCAAGAAGCGCACACTGTAGCTAAAAACTTGATGGCCACGATTAAGGGAAGACCACTTCGTCCATTTCATTACAAAGAAAGGGGTCTACTTATCTCACTCGGACAATGGTCTGCCGCTGGCCGACTCTTCGGTGGCGTCTACCATGGTCGATTAATGTGGTGGCTTTGGCGCACAATCTATCTCTTTAACTTCCTTTCCTGGCGCAAAAGATTCAGAATTGCTGCCGAGTGGACCATCAATCTCTTCTCCCGACGAGATATTAGTTCGTTTTGA
- a CDS encoding class I tRNA ligase family protein, producing the protein MDDKLLKPYQPEETEERIYDIWQQGGFFDPDKLPERYQNSEPYTIVMAPPNVTGSLHMGHALEHVISDILIRFERMRGRKALWIPGTDHAGIATQNVVEKSLKKEGISRHEMGREKFLEKVWEWKEKYGGTILEQLKQLGCSADWSRTRFTMDEKYQEAVKQAFLHYQKTGLIYRGKRVINWCIKDQTALSDLELEYQEEAGTFYYFKYGPFVIGTARPETKFGDKYVVVHPNDKRYAGYQHGQKLELEWINGPITATVIKDEAIDIDFGTGAMTITPAHSLIDFEIAERHGLDKEEIIDQFGKLLPLAGEFSGMKINEAREKIVAKLKSKGLLEREESLTHNVAKCYRCNSTVEPLLSEQWFLKMKPLAERALAAIEKGEVKYHPERWREIAREWLLGIRDWCISRQIWWGHKIPVDGSEDTFDTWFSSALWSMEVVPKEFYPTQVITSARDILHLWISRMIISGLEFTNQVPFKDILIHATVLNKQGQRMSKSLGTGLDPLEMIKKYGADATRFGLIYQEFGGQEIRFGEDNLLMGKKFANKIWNIARYILSRTDGKISSEEVSSDSEILEKLEETKREVTKNLEQYKFGEASHLLYDFVWHDLADKYLEESKNKNDEATNQTLAYLLDQILRLLHPFMPFVTEEIWSLAEKTENNLLMISRWSTRATSS; encoded by the coding sequence ATGGACGACAAACTACTTAAACCCTATCAACCAGAGGAGACGGAAGAACGTATTTATGACATCTGGCAACAGGGTGGCTTTTTTGACCCCGACAAACTCCCGGAACGGTACCAGAATAGTGAGCCGTATACCATCGTAATGGCCCCGCCAAATGTAACCGGTTCACTTCATATGGGTCACGCCCTAGAGCATGTAATCTCCGACATCTTGATTAGATTCGAGAGAATGCGTGGGAGAAAGGCCCTCTGGATACCGGGCACCGATCATGCCGGTATTGCCACCCAAAACGTAGTGGAAAAAAGTTTAAAAAAAGAAGGAATCAGCCGGCACGAAATGGGTCGTGAAAAATTTTTAGAAAAAGTCTGGGAGTGGAAAGAGAAATATGGCGGGACTATTCTAGAACAACTAAAGCAACTTGGTTGCTCCGCAGATTGGTCGCGAACGCGCTTCACAATGGATGAGAAATACCAAGAAGCGGTCAAACAAGCTTTTCTGCACTATCAGAAAACGGGTTTGATTTACCGCGGCAAACGCGTGATCAATTGGTGTATTAAAGATCAGACAGCGCTATCCGACTTAGAGTTGGAGTACCAAGAAGAAGCTGGCACATTTTACTACTTCAAATACGGCCCATTTGTAATCGGCACCGCCAGACCAGAAACAAAGTTTGGCGACAAATATGTTGTTGTCCACCCGAACGATAAACGGTACGCTGGCTATCAACACGGTCAAAAGTTGGAATTAGAATGGATCAACGGCCCAATCACCGCCACGGTAATTAAAGATGAAGCGATCGATATCGATTTTGGAACCGGGGCAATGACCATTACTCCAGCCCATAGTTTGATCGATTTCGAAATTGCAGAACGACACGGCCTAGATAAAGAAGAAATTATCGACCAATTCGGTAAATTGCTACCACTGGCCGGTGAGTTCTCGGGAATGAAAATTAACGAGGCCCGCGAGAAAATTGTGGCCAAACTAAAGTCGAAAGGGCTATTAGAGCGAGAAGAGAGTCTCACCCACAATGTGGCTAAGTGTTACCGTTGTAATTCAACCGTTGAACCGCTACTTTCCGAGCAATGGTTCTTGAAGATGAAACCCCTGGCAGAGAGAGCCCTCGCCGCAATCGAAAAAGGAGAGGTGAAATATCACCCCGAACGCTGGCGAGAGATTGCCCGGGAATGGCTACTCGGTATTCGAGATTGGTGCATCTCACGCCAAATCTGGTGGGGGCACAAAATTCCGGTAGATGGTTCCGAGGACACCTTCGACACCTGGTTTTCTTCCGCGCTTTGGTCAATGGAAGTTGTCCCTAAGGAATTTTACCCAACCCAGGTAATTACTTCTGCGCGCGATATTCTCCACCTCTGGATATCGAGAATGATTATTTCTGGATTGGAGTTTACCAACCAAGTGCCGTTCAAAGATATCCTCATCCACGCTACCGTGCTAAACAAACAAGGTCAGCGAATGAGTAAGTCTCTGGGAACGGGGCTTGATCCTCTAGAAATGATCAAGAAATACGGTGCTGACGCCACGCGTTTTGGTCTCATCTATCAGGAATTCGGCGGACAAGAGATTCGCTTCGGTGAAGATAATCTCCTGATGGGTAAGAAGTTTGCCAATAAAATCTGGAACATCGCCCGCTATATTTTAAGCCGAACTGATGGTAAAATTAGTTCCGAGGAAGTGTCCAGTGACTCCGAAATTTTGGAAAAATTGGAAGAAACAAAAAGAGAAGTGACCAAGAACCTAGAACAATATAAGTTTGGCGAAGCATCACACCTCTTGTACGATTTCGTCTGGCACGATTTGGCCGACAAATATCTGGAAGAGAGTAAAAACAAAAACGACGAGGCGACGAATCAAACTCTGGCTTATCTTCTGGACCAAATCCTTCGCCTGCTTCATCCGTTCATGCCTTTTGTCACCGAAGAAATTTGGAGTCTGGCGGAAAAAACGGAAAATAATTTACTAATGATCAGCAGATGGTCAACCAGAGCAACGTCATCTTAG
- a CDS encoding Hsp20/alpha crystallin family protein: MNKKRSFFERLTGSVPAVDEENLSTKIQKNGDWLEDAEEGELTVDVYQTPSEIVIQTMVAGVKPEDLQIAITREMVTLKGKREVSREVAHEDYFQKELYWGSFSRTILLPAEIEVEEAEAIEKHGLLTIRLPKIDKEKKQSLKVKSL, translated from the coding sequence ATGAATAAAAAAAGATCATTTTTCGAAAGACTAACCGGCAGTGTCCCTGCGGTGGACGAGGAAAATCTCTCTACAAAAATCCAAAAAAACGGTGACTGGCTGGAAGATGCCGAAGAAGGTGAATTAACGGTTGATGTATACCAAACCCCATCGGAAATCGTAATCCAAACGATGGTGGCCGGTGTAAAACCAGAAGACCTACAGATTGCCATCACCCGCGAAATGGTCACCCTGAAGGGTAAGCGCGAGGTCAGCCGCGAAGTCGCCCACGAAGACTACTTCCAAAAAGAGCTATACTGGGGTTCGTTCTCTCGCACAATTCTTCTGCCGGCGGAAATCGAGGTTGAGGAAGCCGAAGCAATCGAGAAACATGGACTGCTAACTATTCGTCTACCAAAAATTGATAAGGAAAAGAAACAAAGCTTGAAGGTGAAATCGTTATAG